Proteins encoded in a region of the Stieleria neptunia genome:
- a CDS encoding DUF1501 domain-containing protein, protein MNLKELTRRQLFGACGIGLGKISLASLLSRDVAAADSPTPASAPGGLHHPAKIKRVIYLFMAGAPSQLDLFDHKPKLVELEGKPIPPSVIAGQRYAFIQPGAAVLSPRFKFNRYGQSGALIAEPLPHLAEIADDVAFIRSVHTDQFNHAPAQIFVNTGSPIPGRPAMGSWLTYGLGSDADDLPGFVVLKSGGNLSGGAAMWSNGFLPGQHQGVPFRSSGDPILHVANPAGVSRQTQRATLDLVTDLNRRRMDSLAVDGIRSRIESYEMAYRMQARAPELMDFSGESDETLSMYGTQREDAGSFAKNCLLARRLAERGVRFIQLYHSGWDHHSNVEGGLKNQCKATDQGCAALVKDLKQRGMLEETLVVWGGEFGRTPMVEASAALGRSLGRDHHPQAFTMWMAGGGVRAGQTIGKTDDLGFHPVEDAVHVHDIQATILHQLGIDHERLTFTFAGRPFRLTDVHGKVINKLVG, encoded by the coding sequence ATGAATCTAAAAGAATTGACACGCCGGCAACTGTTCGGCGCCTGTGGAATCGGGCTGGGAAAGATCTCTCTGGCGTCGCTGCTGTCACGCGACGTGGCCGCGGCGGATTCGCCGACACCCGCGTCCGCGCCGGGCGGGCTGCATCATCCGGCGAAGATCAAGCGGGTGATTTATTTGTTCATGGCCGGAGCGCCCAGCCAGTTGGACTTGTTTGATCACAAACCCAAACTGGTCGAATTGGAAGGCAAACCGATCCCGCCGTCGGTGATCGCGGGACAGCGCTACGCGTTTATCCAGCCGGGGGCGGCCGTTTTGTCGCCCCGGTTCAAATTCAATCGCTACGGCCAGTCGGGGGCCCTGATCGCCGAGCCGCTGCCGCACTTGGCCGAGATCGCCGACGACGTCGCGTTCATTCGCAGCGTGCACACCGATCAATTCAATCACGCCCCGGCGCAGATCTTCGTCAACACGGGCAGCCCGATTCCCGGGCGTCCGGCGATGGGGTCCTGGCTGACGTACGGGCTGGGCAGTGACGCCGACGACCTGCCCGGTTTTGTGGTTTTGAAAAGCGGCGGCAATCTGTCCGGCGGGGCGGCGATGTGGAGCAACGGGTTTCTGCCCGGCCAGCACCAGGGCGTGCCCTTTCGCAGCAGCGGGGATCCGATTCTGCACGTGGCCAATCCCGCCGGGGTCAGTCGCCAGACCCAGCGTGCGACCTTGGACTTGGTGACCGATTTGAACCGTCGGCGGATGGATTCTTTGGCCGTCGATGGCATCCGTTCGCGGATCGAGTCCTATGAAATGGCGTACCGGATGCAGGCCCGGGCGCCGGAGTTGATGGATTTTTCCGGCGAGTCGGACGAGACGCTTTCGATGTACGGCACCCAACGAGAGGACGCCGGTTCGTTCGCCAAAAACTGTTTACTCGCCCGCCGCTTGGCCGAACGCGGTGTCCGATTCATCCAGCTGTACCATTCCGGTTGGGACCATCACAGCAATGTCGAAGGGGGGCTGAAGAACCAGTGCAAGGCGACCGACCAGGGCTGCGCCGCGTTGGTCAAAGATCTGAAACAGCGCGGAATGCTCGAGGAGACGCTGGTGGTTTGGGGCGGCGAATTCGGCCGCACGCCGATGGTGGAAGCCAGCGCCGCGTTGGGGCGGTCACTCGGTCGCGATCATCACCCCCAGGCGTTCACGATGTGGATGGCCGGCGGTGGCGTACGGGCCGGCCAAACGATCGGCAAAACCGATGACCTGGGGTTCCATCCCGTCGAAGATGCCGTTCACGTCCATGACATCCAGGCGACCATCCTGCACCAGTTGGGCATCGACCACGAGCGATTGACGTTCACCTTTGCCGGTCGCCCGTTTCGACTGACCGACGTGCATGGCAAGGTCATCAACAAACTGGTCGGGTGA
- a CDS encoding DUF6677 family protein — protein MASSANVIQVDTERIDLKNRSLAAFLAWLVPGAGHFYQGRHTKGSLYLVCILTTWMLGFALGGGHVVYASWQPGDRRWHYILQAGVGAAALPALIQGNHMRKMTDKGTTSRSYEPKWGGFMAPPHRPVIEDRTDEVSAWYATYGAGYEMGTWYTMIAGLLNILVIYDAYAGPLAVPISGRKKKDGEADSEQDADSEQETTGQSEGGDSKATGEPRSEAKR, from the coding sequence ATGGCCTCTAGCGCAAACGTTATCCAAGTCGATACCGAACGCATTGATCTGAAGAACAGGTCTCTTGCAGCATTCTTAGCCTGGCTGGTACCCGGTGCGGGGCATTTCTATCAAGGCCGACACACCAAGGGCAGTCTGTACCTGGTCTGCATCCTGACCACCTGGATGTTGGGATTTGCACTCGGCGGTGGCCATGTGGTCTATGCGTCCTGGCAACCCGGCGACCGTCGCTGGCACTACATTTTGCAAGCCGGTGTGGGTGCGGCGGCGTTGCCGGCCCTGATCCAGGGCAATCACATGCGAAAGATGACCGACAAGGGCACCACGTCGCGGTCCTACGAACCGAAGTGGGGCGGGTTCATGGCGCCGCCCCATCGACCGGTCATCGAAGATCGCACCGATGAGGTTTCCGCGTGGTACGCGACGTACGGGGCGGGCTATGAAATGGGCACCTGGTACACGATGATCGCGGGCCTGTTGAACATCCTGGTGATCTACGACGCCTACGCCGGGCCGTTGGCGGTGCCGATCAGCGGTCGCAAGAAGAAAGACGGCGAGGCGGATTCCGAACAAGACGCGGATTCCGAACAAGAAACTACGGGGCAGTCAGAGGGCGGCGACTCCAAGGCAACCGGCGAACCGAGAAGTGAGGCCAAGAGATGA
- the trkA gene encoding Trk system potassium transporter TrkA: MRVLTLGAGTVGHWIADMLCRRRHDVTVIDIDPERVRQINSELDVRAIQGSAAQSTVLFQADVCSADICLAVTGDDEANVVAASMAKALGARRSLARVYAPAFRDSSTFDYQNHFGIDALLSLEQLSAFELARAIRNPDAIPLEHFARGHLEVYETEVEAKSQATDQRLRDLKMPGSVRIGSIERDGDLWLASGEDELHVGDRVSLIGMPSDVNRSRPLFASSTKRSKRRSVLIAGGGEIGFHIARALPTSDYRITLLEYDEDRCEQLAKLLPKCTVVHANANRRSVLEDEGGGSADYFVACTGSDESNIMACVEARELGSRRVMAVVGRPDYANVVGKLGIDHVVSERDVGARQILGFLNQGAVISQSRLPNGKIAVYELEVVEGARVTEATLADLPLAGRCLITAIQRDSFIRMPTASDQLKPGDIVVALMDQQHISDCLALFNR, from the coding sequence GTGCGTGTATTGACGTTGGGTGCGGGAACCGTCGGACATTGGATCGCCGACATGTTGTGTCGGCGTCGGCATGACGTGACCGTGATCGACATCGATCCGGAACGGGTTCGTCAGATCAACAGCGAATTGGATGTCCGTGCGATCCAAGGCAGTGCGGCCCAAAGCACGGTGTTGTTCCAGGCCGATGTCTGCAGCGCGGACATCTGTTTGGCGGTGACCGGAGACGACGAAGCCAACGTGGTGGCCGCCAGCATGGCCAAAGCCCTCGGCGCCCGACGCAGTCTGGCCCGGGTCTACGCACCGGCGTTCCGCGATTCCAGCACGTTTGACTACCAGAATCATTTCGGCATCGACGCGCTGTTGAGCTTGGAACAGCTCAGCGCGTTTGAACTGGCACGCGCCATCCGGAACCCGGACGCGATCCCCTTGGAACACTTTGCCCGTGGGCATTTGGAAGTCTACGAGACGGAAGTGGAAGCGAAATCACAGGCGACCGATCAGCGGTTGCGTGATTTAAAAATGCCGGGATCGGTGCGGATCGGTTCGATCGAACGCGACGGCGACTTGTGGTTGGCCAGCGGCGAAGACGAACTGCACGTCGGTGACCGGGTCAGTTTGATCGGCATGCCGTCGGATGTGAATCGAAGTCGGCCGCTGTTCGCGTCGTCGACCAAACGCAGCAAACGCCGCAGTGTGCTGATCGCCGGTGGAGGGGAAATCGGTTTTCACATCGCCCGCGCGCTGCCGACCAGTGATTATCGCATCACGTTGCTGGAGTACGACGAGGACCGTTGTGAACAGTTGGCCAAACTGCTTCCCAAGTGCACCGTCGTGCACGCCAATGCCAATCGACGCAGCGTGCTCGAGGACGAGGGCGGGGGCTCGGCCGACTATTTCGTCGCCTGCACCGGCAGCGACGAAAGCAACATCATGGCCTGTGTCGAAGCTCGTGAGTTGGGATCGCGGCGCGTGATGGCCGTGGTCGGACGCCCCGATTACGCCAACGTGGTTGGAAAACTAGGGATCGATCACGTCGTCAGTGAACGCGATGTCGGGGCCCGCCAGATCCTCGGGTTTCTCAACCAAGGTGCCGTGATCAGCCAAAGCCGATTGCCCAACGGAAAAATTGCGGTGTATGAGTTAGAGGTCGTCGAAGGGGCGCGCGTGACCGAAGCCACGCTCGCCGATCTGCCCTTGGCCGGCCGCTGCCTGATCACTGCCATCCAACGTGACAGTTTTATCCGCATGCCCACCGCCAGCGATCAACTGAAACCCGGTGACATCGTCGTCGCGCTGATGGACCAGCAACACATCAGCGACTGTCTGGCCCTGTTCAATCGCTGA
- a CDS encoding hydantoinase B/oxoprolinase family protein, which produces MSLHTLSVCADVGGTFTDCLAVWTDSAGSVHTGCIKVLSTGLIRCRVTDVPDETTVRIQIPDELLGGLAAGRLPDDFFRSAKLEWLAEGIHHFVGDIRGYDSATSTVTLSDVDGEIAGQLAPGAIVEIDCRREAPVLAAHLLTGVPIDGSMPPMTARIGTTRGTNALLTRSGAAAGLVVTEGFGDVLRIGEQDRPELFDLAFVKAPPLAESTLEIRARMDADGRERIAIDEDEIAAGLQALFDAGMETLSICLMHAHRNPAHEIAVEQIARGVGFAEISRSSEVAPLIKLVARAETTTLDAYLNPILSAYVARVRRQFGGATCRLQLMTSGGNLVGDEEFRGRDSVLSGPAGGVVGLRHVALSHQCPLAIGLDMGGTSTDVSRFDGQVGRRYETRIADLRVMTPMMDIHTVAAGGGSICDFQGGRLVVGPSSAGAAPGPACYGSGGPLTVTDANVLLGRLRVDRFPFPLLPAASRERIEHVASRMPAAPKSIESLAEGFLDIAVTHMAEAVRAITTARGVDVRDHALVGFGGAAAQLICRVADALGIRRIVDHPRASVLSAVGMGVATSGRIETVGIYRRLDQVAAAEFRASADELIGQTIASLRHDQPKSVQTRLECDCRYVGTDASIPLTVDDSPERVLQSLSDRFHHEHQNRFGYRRDGHPIELVSLRCEATGGLSPHAEQWLAGDSNPSRRQDAGGSSRRDDPETTAVFHRGRWCQFKLLDRDQLSSGQTIGPGSIVVSDQSTLIVEPNWEGVVCDDGAITLVPHATAAADEATHSDSRHGAGEAVQMEIVARRLQSIADAMGEVLRRTAVSVNVKERLDFSCAVFRGDGTLIANAPHVPVHLGAMGHTVRALAGLFPHMSAGDCYVSNDPYAGGSHLPDVTVVTPVFCNDGDNGPTTASDPQPSFFVASRAHHAEIGGKTPGSMPPMANSLAEEGVLIRGFALVRDGVSHEDELGELLSSGPYPSRNVAENLADLHAQIAAGQEGARALQQMSSELSLRHVENMMGRLLDVASDSVVRWIRSLPESEMRFNDSLDDGTVIAVRLQRDGDRLVVDFDGTSGVHPNGYNATPSIVCSAVLYVMRCFCDSNLPLCDGVLRPIELRLPTGLLSPPRDDDPARCAAVVAGNVETSQRVVDVLLGAIGSTMASGPVFRSVAASQGTMNNVLIGDASFGYYETIGGGSGATVFGPGADGVHTHMTNTRITDPEVLESRLPIRLVEFSIRRGSGGVGKHRGGDGLVREFEFLRPLTVSLITSRRTTAPYGASGGGAGLSGRNRLIRSGTSPIDLPAATTIEVEAGDRLRIETPGGGGWGTPAT; this is translated from the coding sequence ATGTCGCTGCACACCCTTTCTGTTTGCGCCGATGTCGGAGGAACGTTTACGGATTGTCTGGCGGTTTGGACCGATTCGGCCGGATCGGTCCACACGGGTTGCATCAAGGTGCTGTCGACCGGGTTGATCCGCTGTCGTGTCACCGACGTGCCGGATGAGACGACGGTGCGGATCCAGATCCCCGACGAATTACTCGGTGGTCTGGCCGCCGGCCGGTTGCCCGACGACTTCTTCCGGTCGGCGAAACTCGAATGGCTTGCCGAGGGGATTCATCATTTTGTCGGTGACATCCGCGGCTACGACTCGGCCACCTCGACGGTCACGTTGTCCGACGTGGATGGGGAAATCGCCGGGCAGCTTGCACCCGGTGCGATCGTCGAGATCGATTGTCGGCGTGAAGCCCCGGTGCTGGCCGCCCATTTGCTGACCGGTGTTCCCATCGATGGTTCGATGCCTCCGATGACGGCCCGCATCGGCACGACACGAGGCACCAACGCGCTGCTGACACGCAGCGGCGCGGCGGCCGGATTGGTCGTCACCGAAGGGTTCGGTGACGTGTTGCGGATCGGCGAACAAGATCGCCCCGAGCTGTTCGATCTCGCCTTCGTCAAAGCTCCCCCGCTGGCCGAAAGCACGCTCGAGATCCGGGCCCGGATGGACGCCGACGGCCGGGAGCGGATCGCGATCGATGAAGACGAAATCGCAGCGGGATTGCAGGCGTTGTTCGATGCGGGGATGGAAACCCTGTCGATCTGTTTGATGCACGCTCATCGGAACCCTGCGCACGAGATCGCGGTGGAACAAATCGCGCGGGGTGTCGGGTTTGCAGAAATCAGTCGGTCCAGCGAAGTGGCGCCGTTGATCAAGTTGGTCGCGCGTGCCGAAACCACCACACTGGATGCCTATCTCAATCCGATCCTGTCGGCCTATGTCGCGCGCGTCCGCCGTCAATTCGGCGGTGCGACGTGCCGGTTGCAATTGATGACCAGCGGCGGGAATCTGGTCGGCGACGAAGAGTTTCGGGGCCGAGACAGTGTGCTATCGGGACCGGCCGGCGGCGTCGTCGGACTCCGCCACGTCGCCCTGAGCCATCAATGCCCGTTGGCGATCGGATTGGACATGGGCGGAACCAGCACCGACGTCAGCCGCTTCGATGGCCAGGTCGGACGCCGCTATGAAACACGCATCGCCGACCTGCGGGTGATGACGCCGATGATGGACATTCACACGGTGGCCGCCGGCGGAGGATCGATCTGTGACTTCCAAGGCGGGCGACTGGTGGTCGGTCCGTCCAGCGCCGGTGCGGCACCGGGACCGGCATGTTACGGCAGCGGCGGACCGCTGACGGTGACCGACGCCAACGTCTTGCTGGGGCGGTTGCGTGTCGATCGATTTCCATTTCCCCTGTTGCCTGCCGCTTCGCGAGAACGGATCGAGCACGTCGCGTCACGCATGCCCGCGGCTCCAAAGAGCATCGAATCGCTCGCCGAAGGGTTCTTGGACATCGCCGTCACCCACATGGCCGAAGCGGTTCGGGCGATCACCACGGCGCGCGGTGTCGACGTCCGCGACCACGCCCTGGTCGGATTCGGCGGTGCCGCGGCGCAACTGATTTGTCGCGTCGCCGATGCGCTGGGCATCCGCCGGATTGTGGATCATCCCCGCGCGAGCGTGTTGAGCGCCGTCGGCATGGGCGTCGCGACCAGCGGGCGTATCGAAACCGTGGGGATCTATCGCCGACTCGATCAGGTCGCCGCGGCCGAGTTTCGGGCGTCGGCCGACGAGCTGATCGGCCAGACGATCGCGTCGCTGCGACACGACCAACCGAAATCGGTGCAGACGCGTCTGGAATGCGACTGTCGCTACGTCGGCACCGATGCCTCGATTCCGCTGACGGTCGACGATTCACCCGAGCGGGTCCTTCAGTCCCTGTCCGATCGGTTTCACCACGAACATCAAAACCGATTCGGATACCGGCGCGACGGCCACCCGATCGAACTGGTCAGTCTGCGCTGCGAAGCGACCGGCGGTCTGTCGCCGCATGCCGAGCAATGGTTGGCCGGCGATTCAAACCCGTCCCGCAGACAGGATGCCGGTGGATCGTCTCGCCGCGACGATCCGGAAACAACGGCCGTGTTTCATCGAGGCCGCTGGTGCCAATTCAAACTGCTCGATCGCGACCAGCTTTCCAGTGGGCAGACGATCGGTCCGGGCAGCATCGTGGTCAGCGACCAGTCGACGCTGATCGTCGAGCCGAACTGGGAGGGCGTCGTTTGTGACGACGGAGCGATCACGCTGGTGCCCCACGCGACGGCAGCGGCCGACGAGGCGACCCACAGCGATTCCCGTCACGGTGCCGGCGAAGCGGTGCAGATGGAAATCGTCGCCCGGCGGTTGCAGAGTATTGCCGATGCGATGGGAGAAGTGCTGCGTCGCACGGCGGTCAGCGTGAACGTCAAGGAACGACTTGATTTCAGCTGCGCGGTGTTCCGGGGCGACGGAACGCTGATCGCCAACGCGCCGCATGTTCCCGTTCATTTAGGTGCGATGGGGCACACCGTCCGTGCCTTGGCCGGGTTGTTTCCCCACATGTCCGCGGGAGATTGTTATGTTTCCAACGACCCGTATGCGGGAGGGTCGCATCTGCCCGACGTCACCGTCGTGACGCCGGTCTTTTGCAACGACGGCGACAACGGCCCAACCACCGCGTCCGATCCCCAGCCGTCGTTTTTTGTCGCCAGCCGAGCCCACCATGCCGAGATCGGCGGCAAGACTCCCGGTTCGATGCCACCGATGGCCAACTCGCTTGCCGAAGAAGGCGTTTTGATACGCGGATTCGCGCTCGTTCGTGACGGGGTGTCGCACGAAGACGAACTGGGCGAGTTGCTTTCCAGCGGTCCCTATCCCTCGCGCAACGTCGCAGAAAATCTGGCCGATCTGCACGCTCAAATCGCCGCGGGACAGGAAGGCGCCCGGGCGCTCCAACAGATGAGCAGCGAGCTATCGCTGCGGCACGTCGAAAACATGATGGGGCGCTTGTTGGACGTCGCGTCGGATTCTGTGGTCCGTTGGATTCGCAGCTTGCCGGAATCGGAAATGCGATTCAACGATTCGCTCGATGACGGCACCGTGATCGCGGTCCGGTTGCAGCGCGACGGTGACCGTTTGGTGGTCGATTTCGATGGCACCAGCGGTGTGCACCCCAACGGTTACAACGCGACGCCGTCGATCGTCTGTTCGGCGGTGTTGTACGTGATGCGTTGTTTCTGCGATTCGAATCTGCCGCTGTGTGACGGGGTCTTGCGTCCGATCGAATTGAGATTGCCGACCGGGTTGTTGTCGCCGCCGCGGGATGATGACCCGGCCCGCTGCGCCGCGGTGGTCGCGGGAAACGTCGAAACCAGCCAACGAGTCGTCGACGTGTTGCTCGGCGCGATCGGATCGACGATGGCCTCCGGTCCCGTTTTCCGTTCCGTCGCCGCCAGCCAAGGCACGATGAACAACGTGCTGATCGGTGACGCATCGTTCGGATACTACGAAACGATCGGAGGTGGCAGCGGGGCGACGGTCTTCGGTCCGGGGGCTGACGGAGTTCACACGCACATGACCAACACGCGGATCACCGATCCGGAAGTGCTGGAATCACGTTTACCGATTCGGCTGGTGGAATTTTCGATCCGCCGTGGCAGCGGTGGCGTCGGCAAACATCGCGGCGGAGATGGATTGGTTCGCGAGTTTGAATTTTTGCGTCCCCTGACGGTTTCGCTGATCACCAGCCGGCGGACGACCGCGCCCTACGGTGCGTCAGGAGGAGGGGCCGGGTTGTCGGGGCGCAACCGGTTGATCCGATCCGGAACGTCGCCGATTGATTTGCCCGCCGCGACCACCATCGAAGTCGAAGCGGGCGATCGGCTCCGCATCGAAACGCCCGGCGGAGGCGGCTGGGGAACACCCGCGACCTAA
- a CDS encoding sensor domain-containing diguanylate cyclase, which yields MNSEIAKIVDGENMPSPPTIAAKLLDLVNQPDARIADITKVISADPKLSAKLIDYCNSPIVASARTVGSLQQAIPLLGMRTLRLLSLSFSLMDTQGQSGFPYEEFWRRSLGTAIAAKLIAKQAEQNADESFLLGLVFNIGAMGIGSAYSDELALRFEPDELLDKLSTEVERDICGADRYEVGGCLLEKWNFPAPMIEVLKTYDAESPDLPSKLFSVSQQVGKLLLSAEPEDREIVGVRKAAGEMLGVQDEQFDTLFDAMIAEWKGYETLFNFESIAFDSIKDLEARAKESMVQISLGMERTIREMSEQQHELRQMALLDSLTQLKNRSAFDAEVFQLSNQFRRQSQSFGLIIADIDHFKIFNDTYGHAAGDDVLREVAACLKRNCRQYDTVYRFGGEEFVVLVGNCDYESTLKVAERLRNAIETLQVDFGGNKLCVTTSLGVCWVDRGRHDNFNSLFEKADASLYEAKRKGRNNCVAITASSTHHSVIDAAGSHPTAQAPIGATATVVSPGQ from the coding sequence ATGAATTCAGAGATCGCGAAAATCGTCGATGGCGAAAACATGCCATCGCCCCCTACCATCGCCGCCAAACTCTTAGACTTGGTCAACCAGCCGGACGCGCGGATTGCAGACATCACCAAAGTGATCAGCGCCGATCCCAAGTTGTCGGCCAAGTTGATCGACTATTGCAATTCTCCGATCGTTGCGTCGGCGCGGACCGTCGGCAGCTTGCAGCAGGCGATCCCGCTGTTGGGGATGCGAACGCTTCGCCTGCTGTCGTTGTCTTTCTCGCTCATGGACACCCAGGGTCAATCCGGTTTTCCCTACGAAGAGTTTTGGCGTCGTTCGTTGGGGACGGCCATCGCAGCCAAACTGATCGCCAAACAAGCCGAACAGAATGCCGACGAGTCCTTCTTGCTGGGATTGGTGTTCAACATCGGTGCGATGGGGATCGGTAGCGCCTATTCCGATGAATTGGCACTGCGATTCGAGCCGGATGAGCTTCTGGACAAACTCAGCACGGAAGTCGAACGCGACATCTGCGGCGCCGACCGCTACGAAGTGGGCGGCTGCCTGCTGGAAAAGTGGAACTTTCCCGCCCCCATGATCGAGGTCCTGAAAACCTACGACGCCGAATCTCCCGACCTGCCCTCCAAACTCTTCTCTGTCAGCCAACAAGTTGGAAAGCTATTGCTGTCGGCCGAACCCGAGGACCGTGAAATCGTTGGTGTCCGAAAAGCCGCCGGCGAGATGCTGGGCGTCCAAGACGAGCAGTTCGACACCCTCTTCGACGCGATGATCGCCGAATGGAAGGGCTATGAAACGCTCTTCAATTTCGAATCCATCGCGTTTGATTCGATCAAGGATCTGGAGGCGCGGGCCAAAGAATCGATGGTCCAGATCTCGCTGGGCATGGAGCGCACGATTCGCGAAATGTCGGAACAGCAACACGAGCTTCGGCAAATGGCGCTGCTGGACAGTTTGACACAATTGAAGAATCGATCCGCCTTTGACGCCGAAGTCTTTCAGCTGTCCAATCAGTTTCGCCGACAGTCCCAGTCGTTCGGTTTGATCATCGCGGACATCGATCACTTCAAAATCTTTAACGACACGTACGGACACGCGGCCGGCGACGACGTGTTGCGTGAAGTCGCTGCCTGTTTGAAACGAAACTGCAGACAGTACGACACGGTGTATCGATTCGGCGGAGAAGAATTCGTCGTGCTGGTCGGCAATTGCGACTACGAGTCCACCCTGAAGGTTGCCGAACGGTTGAGAAACGCCATCGAGACGCTGCAGGTCGATTTTGGTGGCAACAAGTTGTGTGTGACGACCAGTCTGGGCGTCTGCTGGGTCGACCGCGGACGCCACGACAACTTCAACTCTCTGTTCGAAAAAGCGGACGCGAGTTTGTACGAAGCGAAACGCAAGGGACGCAACAACTGCGTCGCCATCACCGCCTCCTCGACACACCACTCGGTGATCGACGCGGCCGGGAGCCATCCGACCGCGCAGGCTCCGATCGGGGCGACCGCCACGGTTGTCAGTCCGGGCCAGTAG
- a CDS encoding creatininase family protein: protein MELANLTWPAVDALDRDTPVIIPVAALEQHGRHMPLFTDSMLLGEILARAHRAYAGETLIAPLMWLGNSHHHMDFPGTLSADPRVYLDLLSGLVDNFIRHGFRRIVILNGHGGNDVPARQATFELRQRYRDRQDLLLLAATYWHLADPSSRLTELRQSEMGHACEWETSMILRLAPELVHDHGQVAEIPFGNPFLPASRAWTMPDRSPPGHVGTPDAATAEKGEQLLQLFADAVVGFIERVAGWDGQSWDG from the coding sequence ATGGAACTTGCTAACCTGACTTGGCCGGCTGTCGATGCGCTCGATCGCGACACGCCGGTGATCATTCCCGTCGCGGCGTTGGAACAGCATGGTCGGCACATGCCCCTGTTTACCGACAGCATGCTGCTGGGAGAAATCCTGGCGCGTGCGCATCGAGCGTACGCCGGGGAGACGTTGATTGCCCCGTTGATGTGGCTGGGCAACTCGCACCACCACATGGATTTTCCCGGCACGCTGTCGGCGGATCCACGCGTCTACCTGGATTTGCTGAGCGGGCTGGTGGACAACTTCATCCGCCACGGATTTCGCCGCATCGTGATCCTCAACGGGCACGGTGGAAACGACGTGCCGGCGCGACAAGCGACTTTTGAACTGCGTCAACGCTATCGAGACCGCCAAGATTTGTTGCTTTTGGCGGCTACCTATTGGCACCTGGCCGATCCGTCGTCCCGGCTGACCGAGTTGCGACAGAGCGAGATGGGGCACGCGTGTGAATGGGAAACGTCGATGATCCTGCGGCTGGCACCGGAGCTGGTTCACGATCACGGGCAAGTCGCGGAGATCCCGTTCGGCAATCCCTTCCTGCCCGCATCACGGGCCTGGACGATGCCCGACCGCTCGCCGCCCGGGCATGTCGGCACCCCGGACGCCGCGACCGCGGAAAAGGGAGAACAGCTACTACAACTCTTCGCCGACGCCGTGGTCGGCTTTATCGAACGCGTCGCTGGATGGGACGGCCAATCTTGGGATGGATGA
- a CDS encoding MFS transporter, giving the protein MDESKQTLDAAPAGNSASADEAASSVSRIRIALICGLLLLASALNYLDRQTLASASARIKGEFGLVNEQYGDIEAVFGYGFVIGSIIFGVLADLVPVRWLYPVVVISWSTVTAATALATGYQDLLWLRLLLGVFEAGHWPCGVRVVRSLTRAGGRTMGNGLLQSGTSIGAVLAPLIMLALLTDDVGSWRPAFAIVGGIGILWVSVWFSIVRSTDLAADAVQRKQATPWRVLLQRRMVVVLIIVCLINTTWQLFRAWLHLFLQEGRGYSETHTLLFNSAWFAATDVGCLGVGAVVLWLCAKGFTATRSRQIVFTACAVLCLTMLSLPLLPKGWVLLAVLLFGGAGALGMFPLYHAFTQDISGKHQGKITGIAGVTAWFLVPPTQKLFGRLVDVTGSYDMGLAAASCLPAIAAIILWIFWRDVPDESTPLEA; this is encoded by the coding sequence ATGGATGAATCCAAACAAACGCTCGACGCAGCCCCCGCAGGTAACTCAGCCTCCGCGGACGAGGCGGCTTCCTCGGTCAGCCGAATCCGCATCGCACTGATCTGCGGCCTGTTGCTGCTCGCCTCGGCGCTCAATTATCTCGATCGCCAGACGTTGGCCAGTGCGTCGGCTCGGATCAAGGGCGAGTTTGGTCTGGTCAACGAGCAATACGGTGACATCGAAGCCGTCTTCGGATACGGGTTTGTGATCGGCTCGATCATCTTTGGGGTGCTGGCCGATTTGGTCCCGGTGCGCTGGTTGTATCCCGTCGTGGTGATTTCATGGTCCACGGTGACCGCGGCCACGGCGTTGGCAACCGGGTATCAAGATCTGTTGTGGTTGCGTCTGTTGCTCGGTGTGTTCGAAGCGGGGCACTGGCCGTGTGGGGTGCGCGTCGTCCGCAGTTTGACGCGGGCCGGCGGTCGAACGATGGGCAACGGCTTGCTGCAAAGTGGGACGTCGATCGGAGCGGTGCTTGCGCCGCTGATCATGCTGGCGTTGTTGACCGATGACGTCGGCAGCTGGCGTCCGGCGTTTGCGATCGTTGGCGGAATCGGCATCCTGTGGGTATCCGTCTGGTTTTCGATTGTTCGCTCGACCGATCTGGCGGCCGACGCCGTGCAACGCAAACAAGCGACTCCCTGGCGCGTGTTGCTGCAGCGACGGATGGTCGTGGTGCTGATCATCGTCTGCCTGATCAATACGACGTGGCAGTTGTTTCGCGCCTGGCTGCACCTGTTCCTGCAAGAGGGACGAGGCTATAGCGAAACCCACACCTTGCTGTTCAATTCCGCCTGGTTCGCGGCGACCGATGTTGGCTGCCTCGGCGTCGGTGCGGTCGTGTTGTGGTTGTGCGCGAAAGGTTTCACGGCGACACGCTCACGGCAAATCGTTTTCACCGCCTGTGCCGTGCTTTGCCTGACGATGCTGTCGCTGCCGCTGCTGCCCAAAGGCTGGGTCCTGTTGGCGGTGCTGCTGTTCGGCGGCGCCGGAGCCCTCGGCATGTTTCCGCTCTATCACGCCTTCACGCAAGACATTTCGGGGAAACACCAAGGCAAGATCACCGGGATCGCCGGGGTGACGGCTTGGTTCCTGGTTCCGCCGACCCAGAAATTGTTCGGCCGACTCGTCGATGTGACCGGGTCCTACGACATGGGGCTGGCGGCGGCCTCCTGCTTGCCCGCTATCGCAGCGATCATCCTTTGGATTTTTTGGAGAGACGTTCCTGATGAATCGACACCCCTCGAAGCTTGA